A region from the Alkalispirochaeta americana genome encodes:
- a CDS encoding MATE family efflux transporter translates to MIRNRIFYRRLVPCGGALASPQGIGSHARKIILLGGPLLLGQVTHYFHQIADSAMLGHFGDDSLELAAVGIAGLATWILMTLLWPLSSGVQALASRRYGRERRESKNDRFRTGQVLDNGLVVTFCAGAIAAGGSGVFGPILSRLVDSPKVLALSLEYISIIRFGLLPMGFFLVCQGFLGAINKTRAVMYAGVLSNLLNIFLNWLLIFGRFGFPALGVRGAALGTVFSTAIAALYLMIVLLLGEGRREYGVFRFRVLDKRVQADILRVAWPQAVQNAVALLIFLVFQTLVESYGAVYLAATHSIFSFMRLNKTLIGGFARAASIAVGNALGRGDRAEAQAVMRAAILLGGCFALAVALFVLGARGTIAAFFTNDPATQDVLRLGLLFFTGFFFLEALGFTFEIVFTGNGFGSYVLVSEVVTNLVFILGATLVARFFYPHQILWAWFSFGLYQVFHALFLAAGFVRGRWLDVRVESGSCHPRKEAV, encoded by the coding sequence ATGATACGCAACAGGATTTTCTATCGCCGATTGGTACCCTGCGGGGGGGCTTTGGCTTCCCCGCAGGGGATCGGCTCGCACGCACGAAAGATAATTCTCCTCGGCGGACCGCTCCTTTTGGGGCAAGTGACGCATTATTTCCATCAAATCGCTGACTCGGCGATGCTGGGCCATTTTGGGGACGACAGCCTGGAACTGGCTGCGGTAGGGATCGCCGGGCTTGCCACGTGGATTCTCATGACCCTCCTCTGGCCTCTTTCCTCGGGAGTTCAGGCTCTTGCCAGCAGGCGCTACGGCAGGGAACGCCGGGAGAGCAAAAACGATCGCTTTCGCACCGGCCAGGTTCTCGATAATGGTCTTGTGGTGACCTTTTGCGCCGGAGCGATCGCAGCCGGAGGAAGCGGTGTCTTCGGGCCAATCCTGAGCCGATTGGTGGATTCTCCCAAGGTTTTGGCCTTGTCTCTTGAGTATATCTCGATCATCCGTTTCGGGTTGCTCCCGATGGGGTTCTTTCTTGTATGCCAGGGATTTCTCGGTGCGATCAACAAAACTCGGGCCGTGATGTATGCCGGGGTTTTGAGCAATCTTTTGAATATTTTTTTGAACTGGCTTTTGATCTTTGGCCGTTTCGGCTTTCCCGCGCTGGGAGTGCGGGGTGCAGCTCTCGGGACGGTCTTTTCTACGGCTATTGCTGCTTTATATCTTATGATCGTCCTTCTGCTCGGGGAGGGGCGCCGTGAATACGGTGTTTTCCGGTTTCGCGTCCTTGATAAAAGGGTCCAGGCGGATATCCTGCGGGTTGCCTGGCCACAGGCGGTGCAGAACGCCGTGGCGCTCCTGATTTTTTTGGTCTTTCAGACCCTGGTAGAGAGTTACGGTGCGGTTTATCTTGCTGCTACGCACAGTATTTTCTCTTTCATGCGCCTGAACAAGACCCTGATCGGAGGGTTTGCCCGAGCTGCATCGATCGCCGTCGGAAATGCCCTGGGCCGGGGCGACAGGGCCGAAGCTCAGGCGGTGATGAGGGCCGCGATTCTGTTGGGAGGGTGCTTTGCCCTGGCGGTGGCTCTCTTCGTATTGGGGGCTCGTGGAACAATCGCTGCATTTTTCACCAACGATCCCGCCACGCAGGATGTTCTCCGCTTGGGGTTGCTCTTTTTTACGGGTTTCTTCTTTCTCGAAGCCCTGGGCTTCACCTTCGAGATTGTCTTTACGGGAAACGGGTTTGGTTCTTATGTCCTGGTGAGCGAGGTTGTCACAAATCTGGTTTTCATTCTGGGAGCAACCCTGGTGGCGCGGTTTTTCTATCCCCACCAGATCCTGTGGGCCTGGTTTTCCTTTGGCCTGTACCAGGTGTTTCATGCCCTCTTTCTTGCAGCAGGCTTTGTGCGCGGCCGCTGGCTTGATGTACGGGTTGAATCCGGTAGTTGTCATCCACGCAAAGAGGCGGTTTGA
- a CDS encoding alpha/beta hydrolase family protein has translation MAWFVKCITLRVWVSLVILCVVALLAFLVAMLLFRHVGREIPGSQERMEAVPIDTVRSDAPELARLQRGFVGVRTLEFSNPDQLDVEEVSRGNIGERSDRILPVEIWYPAARREGNTVYEVTGRDGDPLLLRGAAHRDAPADYSRGPFPLVILSHGYPGNRFLMSHFGEFLAGLGYVVVSIDHKDSTYTDQGAFAGTLRNRALDQVFVLQETARLSKEGSGSFLERLADPDRTGLIGYSMGGYGALNALGAGLSDRVLDADFSLPGVLDERLASHPEYAQTIDPRIRAAVVIAPWGAQAGLWDAPSFEKISVPLFFMAGTSDSVSGYQEGPRAAFLKTRATSRYLLSYELAGHAVAAPIPVPAWVWAGRTGFGHYADPVWDTVTMNNIAQHFVAAFFGQELKGDASMTRFLREQPGDDDQVASFPEVPRGTRLEFLQSGE, from the coding sequence GTGGCCTGGTTTGTGAAATGCATTACTCTGCGCGTCTGGGTGAGTCTGGTAATCCTTTGTGTTGTTGCGCTTTTGGCCTTCCTGGTGGCGATGCTGCTCTTTCGTCATGTTGGGAGAGAGATCCCTGGAAGTCAGGAGAGGATGGAAGCCGTTCCGATTGATACGGTGCGGTCCGATGCGCCCGAGCTGGCCCGGCTTCAACGCGGGTTCGTCGGGGTTCGGACTCTGGAGTTCAGCAACCCCGATCAGCTGGATGTAGAGGAGGTGAGCCGGGGAAACATCGGGGAGCGATCGGATCGCATCCTTCCGGTGGAGATCTGGTATCCTGCTGCCAGGAGAGAGGGAAACACCGTGTACGAGGTGACCGGACGAGACGGGGATCCTCTGCTTCTTCGGGGGGCTGCTCATCGTGATGCTCCCGCAGATTATTCCCGAGGGCCGTTTCCTCTGGTGATTCTTTCCCACGGCTATCCGGGAAACCGCTTTCTCATGAGCCATTTTGGGGAGTTTCTCGCGGGCCTTGGCTACGTGGTGGTTTCTATCGACCACAAGGACAGCACCTATACCGATCAGGGAGCTTTCGCAGGAACTCTGCGCAATCGCGCCCTGGATCAGGTTTTTGTTCTCCAGGAAACGGCCAGACTGAGCAAAGAGGGGTCGGGAAGTTTCCTGGAAAGATTAGCCGATCCTGATAGAACGGGTCTCATTGGCTACTCCATGGGTGGCTACGGAGCGCTCAATGCCCTCGGTGCGGGGTTGAGCGATCGTGTTCTGGACGCTGATTTTTCCCTTCCGGGTGTTCTGGACGAGCGGCTGGCCTCTCATCCTGAGTACGCACAGACCATAGACCCCAGAATCCGGGCTGCTGTAGTGATTGCTCCCTGGGGGGCTCAGGCAGGACTCTGGGATGCTCCCTCCTTTGAGAAGATCAGCGTCCCCCTCTTTTTCATGGCAGGCACCAGCGATTCTGTCTCGGGTTATCAGGAGGGGCCCCGGGCTGCGTTTCTGAAAACCAGGGCAACCTCGCGCTATCTTCTCTCCTACGAACTGGCTGGTCACGCTGTGGCTGCCCCCATTCCCGTCCCTGCCTGGGTATGGGCTGGCAGAACCGGATTTGGTCATTACGCTGATCCCGTCTGGGATACGGTCACAATGAACAACATTGCCCAGCATTTTGTGGCAGCTTTCTTCGGCCAGGAGCTGAAGGGTGACGCTTCGATGACCCGCTTTCTTCGGGAACAGCCTGGTGATGATGATCAGGTTGCGTCTTTCCCCGAGGTTCCCCGGGGAACCCGCCTGGAGTTTCTTCAAAGCGGTGAATAG
- a CDS encoding FAD-dependent oxidoreductase: MTSETTRKKTTEKIVVVGINHAGTSAIRTLLAQDPELEINAYDRNSNISFLGCGIALAVGGTVKNPEDLFYCDQVQLDALGAKVFMEHDVLAIDTQKKTIRVRDLKTGREFQDSYDKLVYAAGSWPLDIPGVPPEKARLKNIMLCKLYQHAQELIKKADEPEISSVAVIGAGYIGIELAEAYRQKGKNVTLIDYETRVIPRYFDTEFTRLLEDDMRRAGITLALGEKVIDFAPSPQKPDHVGQVITDKGHYPADLVITAVGFRPNTDLLSEAEKTGNGALIVDGAMKTSIPDVWAVGDSVAMYHAALDRHQQVALATNAVKSGIAAASSINGIPGVTVESMAGTNAICVFENNLASTGLSEAAARELGLPVASSYIEDADRPEFMNDYGITRIKLVYHEKTFRLLGAQIGSHGEINHTEVIYFLALAIQKKMALPEIAFTDVYFLPHFNKPFNFILTAILKAIGLDYEAAAGKSLERRPSLEGK; the protein is encoded by the coding sequence ATGACAAGTGAAACTACACGAAAAAAAACCACGGAAAAAATCGTCGTGGTAGGCATAAATCACGCGGGAACATCGGCGATCCGAACTCTCCTTGCCCAGGATCCGGAGCTGGAGATCAACGCCTACGACAGAAACAGTAATATCAGCTTTCTCGGCTGCGGAATAGCCCTGGCCGTGGGAGGAACAGTAAAAAATCCCGAGGATCTCTTTTACTGCGACCAGGTCCAGCTTGATGCTCTGGGAGCAAAGGTCTTCATGGAACACGACGTTCTTGCCATCGACACACAAAAAAAGACGATCCGGGTCCGGGACCTCAAAACCGGAAGGGAGTTCCAGGATAGCTATGACAAGCTGGTCTATGCCGCCGGATCCTGGCCACTGGACATTCCTGGCGTCCCCCCTGAAAAAGCACGCTTGAAGAACATCATGCTCTGCAAACTCTACCAACACGCTCAGGAGCTGATAAAAAAGGCAGACGAGCCGGAAATCTCCTCGGTGGCAGTGATCGGAGCAGGGTATATTGGTATCGAACTGGCCGAGGCCTACCGCCAGAAGGGCAAAAACGTAACACTCATCGATTACGAGACCCGGGTTATTCCCCGCTACTTTGACACGGAGTTTACCCGACTTCTGGAGGACGATATGCGACGCGCCGGGATAACCCTGGCTCTGGGAGAAAAAGTGATCGATTTTGCGCCATCTCCCCAGAAACCCGATCACGTGGGGCAGGTTATAACCGACAAAGGCCACTACCCGGCTGATCTGGTGATCACTGCTGTGGGGTTTCGCCCCAATACCGATCTCCTGTCCGAGGCCGAAAAGACCGGAAACGGGGCCTTGATAGTAGATGGCGCCATGAAAACAAGCATTCCCGATGTGTGGGCCGTGGGAGACTCTGTGGCCATGTACCACGCAGCACTTGATCGGCACCAGCAGGTAGCACTGGCCACAAACGCTGTGAAATCGGGGATCGCCGCCGCCAGTTCGATTAACGGGATTCCCGGCGTGACCGTTGAGAGCATGGCAGGAACAAACGCAATCTGCGTGTTTGAAAACAACCTCGCCTCGACCGGGCTAAGCGAGGCTGCCGCCAGGGAACTGGGCCTCCCCGTGGCATCGAGCTACATTGAAGACGCTGACCGCCCGGAGTTCATGAACGACTACGGCATAACCCGCATAAAGCTGGTCTACCACGAGAAGACCTTCCGCCTCCTGGGGGCGCAAATTGGGAGCCACGGCGAGATAAACCATACCGAGGTTATATACTTCCTTGCCCTGGCCATCCAGAAGAAGATGGCCCTTCCCGAGATAGCCTTCACCGATGTCTACTTTTTGCCCCACTTCAACAAGCCCTTTAATTTTATCCTCACAGCGATTCTCAAGGCTATCGGGCTGGATTATGAGGCAGCAGCAGGGAAATCCCTGGAGAGGCGGCCTTCCCTGGAGGGGAAATAA
- a CDS encoding GNAT family N-acetyltransferase has product MEVRIVPFTEAETEIRSIRDQVFGSEQGVPRDIDWDGEDCFCTHALAMQDATTPVGTGRLQRDGKIGRMAVLPAWRGRGTGGLILTALLEAARHQGLDQVYLHAQLRAVSFYRSYGFQPEGPEFTEADLQHIRMTRTIAERS; this is encoded by the coding sequence ATGGAGGTTCGGATAGTTCCCTTCACAGAAGCTGAGACGGAGATCCGCAGTATCCGGGACCAGGTCTTTGGCTCTGAGCAGGGGGTTCCCAGGGATATTGACTGGGATGGAGAAGACTGTTTTTGCACCCATGCCCTGGCCATGCAGGATGCCACAACCCCCGTGGGAACGGGCCGGCTGCAACGGGACGGCAAGATCGGCCGCATGGCCGTTCTTCCGGCCTGGCGAGGCCGCGGTACGGGAGGTCTGATCCTGACGGCGCTCCTTGAAGCGGCACGACACCAGGGGCTGGACCAGGTCTATCTCCACGCTCAGCTACGGGCGGTTTCCTTCTACAGGAGTTACGGCTTCCAGCCCGAGGGACCGGAGTTTACCGAGGCCGATCTTCAGCACATCAGGATGACCAGAACCATCGCGGAGAGATCCTGA
- a CDS encoding sulfate/molybdate ABC transporter ATP-binding protein: MSIEIRNLNKTFGTFPAVRDVSLKIETGQLVALLGPSGSGKSTLLRMIAGLEKPDNSDLIQPEVLFEGVPVGHKPVRKRGVGFVFQHYSLFRHMTVFENVAFGLRVRPGKVRPARGEIDKKVRTLLELIQLQSLAGRYPHQLSGGQRQRVALARALAVEPQVLLLDEPFGALDAQVRVDLRTWLRKLHNEINVTSVFVTHDQEEALEIADRVIIMNKGRIEQDGTPYDVFHAPETPFVMGFIGNVNIFRGSLNGSRGVFGSLTVDRQNFPGGYPSMEGKDVPAEMFVRPHEIELQEKVAGPLSIPVRIVRVQPAGALVRIELRTEKGEPLMAEISHDKFREDIFRPDSLVFAELKRARVFSNLLHR; the protein is encoded by the coding sequence GTGAGCATTGAGATACGAAACCTGAACAAGACCTTTGGAACGTTTCCCGCCGTGCGAGATGTCTCGCTCAAGATCGAGACGGGTCAGCTGGTAGCGCTCCTGGGGCCGTCGGGATCGGGAAAGAGCACCCTTCTGCGCATGATTGCAGGTCTGGAAAAGCCTGACAATTCGGATTTGATCCAGCCGGAAGTTCTCTTTGAAGGAGTTCCCGTGGGACACAAGCCTGTGCGAAAACGGGGAGTCGGTTTTGTGTTCCAACATTATTCTCTTTTCCGCCATATGACGGTCTTTGAGAACGTGGCTTTCGGTTTGCGTGTCAGGCCCGGGAAAGTTCGCCCTGCCCGAGGAGAAATCGATAAAAAGGTCCGGACCCTTCTGGAGCTGATTCAGCTCCAGAGTCTGGCTGGCCGGTACCCGCATCAGCTTTCGGGGGGGCAACGGCAACGGGTTGCTCTGGCACGGGCGCTGGCGGTGGAACCCCAAGTGTTGCTTCTGGATGAACCCTTCGGAGCGCTCGATGCCCAAGTGCGGGTAGATTTGCGCACCTGGCTGAGGAAGCTCCACAACGAGATTAATGTAACCAGTGTATTTGTGACCCATGATCAAGAGGAGGCCCTGGAGATCGCTGACCGGGTCATTATTATGAACAAAGGAAGGATCGAGCAAGACGGTACTCCCTACGATGTATTTCATGCTCCGGAAACTCCCTTTGTGATGGGGTTTATTGGAAATGTGAATATTTTCCGGGGGAGTTTGAACGGATCCCGAGGAGTTTTCGGGTCTCTCACGGTTGATCGCCAGAATTTTCCCGGGGGGTATCCGTCCATGGAGGGAAAAGATGTCCCTGCGGAGATGTTTGTTCGTCCCCACGAGATCGAACTGCAGGAAAAAGTCGCCGGGCCTCTCTCGATTCCGGTTCGCATAGTCCGGGTTCAGCCGGCGGGAGCCCTGGTGAGGATAGAGCTCCGTACAGAAAAGGGAGAGCCTTTGATGGCCGAGATATCCCACGACAAGTTCAGGGAAGATATCTTTCGTCCCGACTCTCTGGTATTTGCAGAGCTGAAAAGGGCCAGAGTTTTTTCAAATCTTCTCCACCGTTGA
- the cysW gene encoding sulfate ABC transporter permease subunit CysW, with amino-acid sequence MSDIARTLGVFLQGIDEEIWVKRGLIGVTWIFLSVFLILPVILVFRYAFSLGLAAYLQSFLTRDARSALALSVFTALIVVPVNAVFGIIMAWAIAKFEFRGKNILLTLLDVPFAVSPVIAGMMLLLLFGSRGLLGPWLQETGIRIVFARPGIVLATLFVTLPFVARELIPLMHAQGTEAEISSLTLGATGFQTFFRVTLPGIKWGLLYGVLLSNARSFGEFGAVSVVSGHIRGQTNTIPLHVEILFNDYQFAASFAMASLLVFLGLLTLFVKGFAESKENYREH; translated from the coding sequence ATGAGCGATATAGCAAGGACCCTTGGAGTTTTCCTTCAGGGGATCGACGAAGAAATATGGGTGAAGAGAGGATTGATCGGAGTCACCTGGATTTTTCTCTCGGTCTTTTTGATTCTGCCCGTTATTCTTGTCTTCCGCTACGCCTTCTCTCTTGGACTTGCTGCGTATCTCCAGTCTTTTCTGACCCGAGATGCCCGGTCTGCCCTGGCGCTAAGTGTTTTTACTGCCCTGATCGTGGTGCCGGTCAATGCCGTCTTTGGTATTATCATGGCCTGGGCTATAGCAAAGTTCGAGTTCCGGGGGAAGAATATCCTCCTCACACTTCTGGATGTTCCCTTTGCAGTCTCGCCGGTAATAGCAGGAATGATGTTGCTTCTCCTCTTTGGGTCGCGAGGGTTGTTAGGTCCCTGGCTGCAGGAGACGGGGATACGGATCGTCTTTGCCCGCCCCGGAATTGTTCTAGCCACCCTCTTTGTAACTCTCCCCTTTGTGGCGCGGGAGTTGATTCCCTTGATGCATGCCCAGGGGACGGAAGCGGAGATTTCATCTCTGACGTTGGGAGCCACAGGGTTCCAGACGTTTTTCCGCGTAACCTTGCCCGGCATCAAGTGGGGACTGCTCTACGGGGTGCTGCTCAGCAATGCCCGGTCCTTTGGTGAGTTTGGAGCGGTATCGGTTGTCTCCGGGCATATTCGGGGGCAGACGAACACCATTCCGCTTCATGTAGAGATCCTCTTTAATGATTATCAATTTGCTGCATCCTTTGCCATGGCCTCCCTCCTGGTTTTTCTGGGGCTTCTCACGCTGTTTGTAAAGGGATTTGCAGAGTCAAAGGAGAATTATCGTGAGCATTGA
- the cysT gene encoding sulfate ABC transporter permease subunit CysT yields MVLKNVSSSPLPGFGLSLGISLTYLGLVVMIPLGGLVISAFQMSFRDFLAAAVQDPRVLASYRLSFGSALIAALINAFFGFIVAWVLVRYQFPGRRFLDALVDIPFALPTAVSGIALTTLYASTGWIGQFLAPLGIQIAYARPGIVLALIVVSLPFTVRTLQPALQELDMEVEEAALSLGASPAKTFFKVTLPTLMPAVLTGFSLALARGIGEFGSVYFIAGNLPMRTEIAPLLIVMKLEQYDYQGATAIGVVMLLVSFLLLLAVNMLQWLSRRSTL; encoded by the coding sequence ATGGTCTTGAAGAACGTTTCTTCCTCCCCCCTTCCTGGATTTGGCTTGTCTCTGGGAATCTCCTTAACCTATTTGGGCCTTGTCGTGATGATCCCTCTGGGAGGACTCGTGATTTCAGCCTTTCAGATGAGTTTCAGGGACTTTCTGGCTGCAGCGGTTCAGGATCCCCGAGTCCTTGCTTCCTATCGTCTGAGTTTTGGTTCGGCCCTGATCGCTGCCCTGATCAATGCCTTTTTCGGGTTCATCGTGGCTTGGGTACTTGTGCGCTATCAGTTTCCCGGCCGACGATTTCTTGATGCCCTGGTGGATATTCCTTTTGCGTTGCCCACGGCGGTATCGGGGATTGCCTTGACCACCCTCTATGCGTCAACCGGATGGATCGGCCAGTTTTTGGCCCCCCTGGGAATCCAGATTGCTTACGCCCGTCCCGGAATAGTGTTAGCCCTGATTGTGGTGAGTCTTCCTTTTACGGTAAGGACCCTCCAGCCGGCGCTTCAAGAGCTTGATATGGAAGTCGAAGAGGCTGCTTTGAGCCTCGGAGCGTCCCCCGCCAAGACTTTTTTTAAGGTGACCCTTCCGACGCTTATGCCTGCGGTGCTTACGGGGTTCTCTCTTGCCCTGGCTCGGGGAATAGGTGAGTTCGGTTCAGTCTATTTTATTGCCGGCAACTTGCCAATGAGAACAGAGATAGCTCCTCTTTTAATTGTAATGAAGCTTGAACAGTACGATTACCAGGGGGCTACTGCTATCGGCGTAGTGATGCTGCTGGTTTCGTTTCTCTTGCTTCTGGCCGTGAATATGCTGCAGTGGTTGAGTCGCAGGAGTACATTATGA
- a CDS encoding sulfate ABC transporter substrate-binding protein gives MKHSLRSRISPAATSIILTGILTTLALTLGSCGQQEDSRRTILNVSYDPTREFYREYNERFVEHWKETTGEDVAITMSHGGSGSQARAVIDGLEADVVTLALAHDIDAIALHGQLLSQDWIGTLPNNNAPYVSALAFLVRKGNPKNITDWDDLVREGVSVITPNPKTSGVARWNYLAAWGYSLRKDLGPDFVEILRHPERKEEAGRAQERAFDFVHALYRNVPVLDRAARAATNTFIQRKIGDVLINWENEILLGSRELDEAGLEVVIPSVSILAEPTVAVVRKNSDRRGGSDLAEAYLRYLYDHESQEIIARNYYRPWDQNILERHRQTFPDLELFTIADVFGGWGEANRLHFVDGGTFDQLYLEQ, from the coding sequence ATGAAGCATTCCTTGAGAAGCAGGATTAGTCCTGCGGCAACTTCGATAATCCTGACGGGGATCCTGACAACGCTCGCCCTGACACTTGGTTCGTGCGGACAGCAGGAAGATTCACGAAGGACAATTCTGAACGTTTCCTACGATCCTACCCGGGAATTTTACCGGGAATATAACGAGCGATTTGTCGAACACTGGAAAGAGACCACCGGCGAGGACGTGGCTATCACCATGTCCCACGGGGGATCAGGAAGCCAGGCTAGGGCAGTCATCGATGGTCTTGAGGCCGATGTGGTTACCCTGGCCTTGGCCCACGATATAGATGCCATCGCTTTGCACGGCCAACTGCTCTCTCAGGACTGGATCGGGACCCTGCCCAACAATAACGCCCCCTATGTATCGGCCCTAGCCTTTTTAGTGCGAAAAGGGAATCCCAAAAACATAACAGATTGGGACGATCTTGTCCGCGAAGGGGTATCGGTTATCACTCCGAATCCCAAGACGTCGGGTGTGGCTCGCTGGAACTACCTTGCTGCCTGGGGTTATTCCCTCCGCAAGGATCTGGGACCGGATTTTGTGGAGATCCTTCGACACCCAGAACGAAAAGAAGAAGCCGGGAGGGCTCAGGAAAGAGCCTTTGATTTTGTCCATGCCCTGTACAGAAACGTTCCTGTCCTGGATAGAGCAGCTCGAGCTGCAACGAACACATTCATTCAGCGAAAGATCGGCGATGTTCTAATCAACTGGGAAAATGAAATACTTCTGGGTTCTCGGGAACTCGATGAAGCAGGACTTGAGGTGGTTATTCCTTCTGTGAGTATTCTGGCGGAGCCCACAGTGGCGGTGGTTCGCAAGAACTCGGATCGCCGGGGGGGTTCGGATCTGGCTGAGGCGTATCTTCGCTACCTGTACGACCATGAGAGTCAGGAAATCATAGCCCGTAATTACTATCGACCTTGGGATCAAAATATTCTGGAGCGTCATCGGCAGACCTTTCCTGATCTTGAGTTATTTACCATCGCCGATGTTTTTGGAGGCTGGGGAGAGGCAAATCGCCTTCATTTTGTGGATGGCGGAACCTTCGATCAGCTCTATTTGGAACAATAG
- a CDS encoding sigma-54 interaction domain-containing protein produces the protein MNQTPPSILTDLWEEACRSSSFPQGEEKALESLLFNTFSKIARENLPGIQKNFSCTELALILFPSGKEFRHGSEGIQIYRISRNTPSPEVEITTSKGPEALLIIEGAHLEGRIARTLSYLPGYPSWSQGILIPLTGSTGDTPEETLLGALLVIPAGTRETKTDTDTDTDHRKKLKSYIEATLAPPFAGLLENARIYRHAHRPPRIVTSHSKPRNPQEQNDQAETLVGTRGGLRNVLDRIESVVPSSLPVLLLGESGTGKEVIARRIHHLSPRHEKPFIRINCGAIAPELIDSELFGHERGAFTGAIKRKRGWFERAHGGTLLLDEVGDLPLPAQVRLLRVLQEGTFERVGGEEEISVDVRIIAATHRDLPGMIQQGAFREDLWYRLSGYPIVIPPLRERQQDIPALAHHFCQRSSRRFGIKTQSITEGDVDILRAYQWPGNIRELASVMDRAVLLSEGGSLDFHKALERIVPLGPEPSHNINPSSGGCHTEPLCFFTLDEAIEEHIRRALRRTSGKIEGPGGAARLLAVNPHTLRARMRRQGINWNEYRPGQTLPDRGGTPPPP, from the coding sequence ATGAACCAGACACCCCCGTCAATCCTTACAGATCTGTGGGAGGAAGCTTGCCGGAGCAGCTCCTTTCCCCAGGGAGAAGAAAAAGCCCTTGAATCCTTGCTCTTCAACACCTTCTCAAAGATTGCTCGGGAAAACCTTCCCGGGATTCAGAAAAATTTTTCCTGCACAGAGCTCGCGCTGATACTCTTCCCGTCCGGAAAGGAGTTCCGTCACGGCAGCGAGGGGATTCAGATCTACCGGATATCCCGGAACACACCCTCCCCGGAAGTGGAAATCACAACTTCCAAGGGCCCTGAAGCCCTGCTGATAATCGAGGGAGCACACCTGGAGGGACGAATCGCTCGGACCCTGTCATATCTGCCAGGATACCCATCGTGGTCCCAAGGGATTCTCATCCCACTAACGGGGTCCACCGGAGACACCCCGGAGGAGACACTTCTGGGGGCACTTCTGGTTATTCCTGCCGGAACACGCGAGACGAAAACCGATACCGATACCGATACCGACCACAGGAAAAAGCTGAAGAGCTATATCGAAGCAACCTTGGCGCCCCCCTTCGCGGGGCTACTTGAAAACGCCCGGATTTATCGCCATGCCCATCGCCCACCCCGCATCGTTACCTCTCACAGCAAGCCCCGGAACCCCCAGGAACAGAACGATCAGGCCGAGACCCTTGTGGGCACCCGGGGAGGCCTTCGAAACGTCCTAGATCGAATAGAATCGGTTGTCCCTTCTTCCCTCCCCGTCCTTCTCCTGGGGGAAAGCGGCACCGGGAAAGAGGTAATAGCCAGGAGAATTCACCACCTCTCGCCCCGCCATGAGAAACCCTTCATTCGAATAAACTGTGGTGCGATCGCTCCGGAATTGATCGATTCAGAACTTTTTGGTCATGAACGAGGGGCTTTTACAGGCGCGATCAAACGAAAGCGTGGCTGGTTCGAGCGTGCCCACGGGGGAACGTTGCTTCTCGACGAGGTTGGCGATCTTCCCCTGCCCGCTCAGGTACGGCTTTTGCGAGTCCTCCAGGAAGGAACTTTCGAGCGTGTCGGAGGTGAGGAGGAGATTTCTGTAGACGTGCGCATCATTGCTGCGACCCACCGGGATCTTCCCGGAATGATTCAGCAAGGAGCCTTCAGGGAAGATCTCTGGTATCGGCTCAGCGGATACCCCATCGTGATACCACCCTTGCGCGAGCGACAACAGGATATTCCCGCCCTGGCGCATCACTTCTGTCAGCGCTCTTCCCGAAGATTCGGGATAAAAACACAGTCCATAACTGAGGGCGATGTGGATATCTTGCGTGCCTATCAATGGCCGGGAAACATCCGCGAGCTTGCATCGGTAATGGACCGGGCTGTTCTCTTGAGCGAGGGCGGATCCCTGGACTTTCACAAAGCTCTGGAGCGAATCGTCCCCTTGGGGCCCGAGCCGTCGCACAATATCAACCCCTCCTCCGGAGGATGCCACACGGAGCCTCTCTGTTTTTTTACGCTCGACGAAGCGATCGAGGAGCACATCCGAAGGGCACTACGCAGGACATCCGGAAAGATTGAGGGGCCGGGAGGAGCAGCCCGACTTCTGGCAGTCAACCCTCATACGCTGCGCGCGCGCATGCGGCGCCAGGGAATCAACTGGAACGAGTATCGCCCGGGCCAGACGCTCCCCGATCGGGGGGGAACACCACCTCCACCGTAA